The Spirochaeta isovalerica genome includes a window with the following:
- a CDS encoding glycoside hydrolase family 3 C-terminal domain-containing protein: MSFVRLAKEQEQEIADLIQQMTMEEKVSQMLHGSPAIDRLGIPRYNWWNEALHGVARAGTATVFPQAIALAATFDPGLAESVASSIADEARAKYDQAVSRGVREQYHGLTFWTPNINIFRDPRWGRGQETYGEDPVLTTRMGQAFVRGLQGGDKRYLKTAACAKHFAVHSGPEALRHSFDARVSLKDLHETYLPAFKALVEEGVESVMGAYNRTLGEACCASSFLMEEILRGDWGFEGHYVSDCWAIKDLHENHGLTRNAEESAALAVQRGCDLNCGNAYEVLCNAVRHGLLDESYLDLSVARLLRTRYKLGILGTDDLSNPNPYKGTDPEVIRSPEHLDLALTAARKSIVLLKNRDELLPLDDSPKRILLIGPAAANLHVLLGNYHGLSPDLISILEGMSGAVSERPAVSMDYHPGIGMYGPNKNTGWTVGMAEKADVVIAVFGIDNAIEGEEGDAVASDCKGDRDTIELPPWQLEYLQALRDRGKPLVLILTGGSPIAVPENIADAILFAWYPGEQGGSAVADIVFGETNPSGKLPVTFPASTGDLPPYEEYSMAGRTYRYMEKRPLFPFGFGLSYSRFAPENMEISGTGIRAGENIKIRLDIANKGSREGEEVCQVYLRHSGEGHKGPDWSLKAFQRLNIAAGASVRAEFVLKPEDFETVGDDGIRRLVPGVCQVLISNCSPRFINDFPETWSTEILEITIEEAK; encoded by the coding sequence ATGAGTTTTGTCAGACTTGCCAAGGAGCAGGAACAGGAAATTGCAGATCTAATACAACAAATGACCATGGAAGAAAAAGTCTCCCAGATGCTTCACGGGAGCCCGGCCATCGACAGGCTCGGAATTCCCCGGTACAACTGGTGGAACGAGGCCCTTCACGGAGTAGCCAGGGCGGGAACCGCAACGGTCTTTCCCCAGGCGATCGCCCTGGCCGCGACCTTCGATCCCGGGCTCGCCGAGTCCGTCGCTTCGTCCATTGCCGATGAAGCCAGAGCCAAGTATGATCAGGCTGTTTCCCGGGGAGTGAGGGAACAGTACCACGGCCTTACTTTCTGGACACCGAATATTAATATCTTCAGAGATCCCCGATGGGGCAGAGGGCAGGAGACCTATGGAGAGGATCCCGTCCTGACGACCCGGATGGGCCAGGCATTCGTACGGGGACTTCAGGGCGGGGATAAACGCTATTTGAAAACAGCCGCCTGCGCAAAGCATTTTGCGGTCCACAGCGGCCCCGAAGCCCTCCGCCACAGCTTCGATGCCCGTGTTTCACTGAAGGACCTCCACGAGACATATCTTCCGGCGTTCAAAGCGCTGGTGGAAGAAGGGGTGGAATCGGTTATGGGGGCCTATAACCGGACACTCGGAGAAGCGTGCTGTGCGTCGAGCTTCCTTATGGAAGAGATTCTCCGGGGAGACTGGGGTTTTGAAGGCCATTATGTGTCTGACTGCTGGGCCATCAAGGACCTTCACGAAAACCATGGCTTAACCCGAAATGCCGAAGAATCGGCGGCTCTGGCGGTGCAAAGGGGTTGCGATCTGAACTGCGGCAACGCCTATGAAGTCCTTTGCAATGCTGTGCGGCACGGTCTGCTGGACGAATCCTATCTCGATCTTTCGGTCGCCAGGCTTTTGAGAACCAGATATAAACTGGGGATCCTGGGGACAGATGATCTTTCAAACCCCAACCCCTACAAAGGTACGGATCCTGAGGTCATCCGATCGCCGGAGCACCTGGATCTGGCCTTAACAGCCGCGAGAAAATCCATTGTTCTCTTAAAGAACCGCGATGAACTCCTGCCTCTGGACGATTCGCCCAAACGCATCCTGCTCATAGGCCCCGCAGCGGCGAATCTCCATGTTCTTCTGGGCAACTACCACGGTCTCAGCCCCGACTTGATTTCCATTCTGGAAGGGATGAGCGGGGCCGTTTCGGAACGGCCTGCTGTCAGCATGGACTATCACCCGGGAATCGGGATGTACGGACCGAACAAGAATACGGGCTGGACTGTGGGTATGGCCGAAAAAGCCGATGTCGTTATCGCGGTCTTCGGAATCGACAATGCCATCGAGGGGGAAGAGGGAGATGCCGTAGCCTCCGACTGTAAGGGAGACCGGGATACGATAGAGCTGCCGCCATGGCAGCTGGAATATCTTCAGGCCCTGAGAGACAGAGGCAAGCCGCTGGTACTCATTCTCACCGGCGGAAGCCCGATCGCCGTGCCTGAGAACATCGCCGATGCGATTCTCTTCGCCTGGTATCCCGGAGAACAGGGAGGGAGCGCTGTAGCCGATATCGTTTTCGGAGAGACAAACCCCTCGGGCAAGCTCCCCGTCACATTTCCCGCTTCCACCGGAGACCTTCCCCCTTACGAGGAGTATTCCATGGCGGGACGGACTTACCGGTACATGGAAAAACGGCCGCTCTTTCCCTTTGGATTCGGACTGAGTTATAGCCGTTTCGCCCCTGAAAACATGGAAATTTCCGGCACGGGAATAAGAGCCGGTGAAAACATTAAAATCCGGTTGGACATTGCCAATAAGGGCAGCAGAGAAGGCGAAGAGGTTTGCCAGGTCTATCTGAGGCACAGCGGAGAAGGGCACAAGGGACCGGACTGGAGTCTCAAGGCTTTTCAGCGGTTGAATATTGCCGCGGGAGCCTCCGTCAGGGCTGAATTCGTTCTAAAGCCTGAAGATTTCGAAACCGTTGGCGATGACGGTATCAGACGTCTCGTTCCGGGAGTTTGTCAGGTGCTCATCAGCAATTGTTCTCCCCGGTTCATCAATGACTTTCCGGAAACATGGTCGACGGAAATTCTGGAAATAACCATAGAAGAAGCAAAATGA
- a CDS encoding alpha-N-arabinofuranosidase, translating into MKAKIYANKNLPIAKIDKRIYGAFIEHLGRAVYGGIYEPSHETADEEGFRQDVLEMVRELNVPIIRYPGGNFVSAYKWEDTVGPVEERPRRLDLAWKSTEPNEIGLHEFARWAEKAGSEVMMAVNLGTRGLQEATEVVEYSNHSEGSYWSELRKSHGRDKPLGIGIWCLGNEMDGPWQVGHKTAYEYGRLANETAKALKLFDSKLELVVCGSSGCGMPTFPEWERQVLDESYENVDYISIHMYLENAKDDLETFLAAPLSMDKYIEEVIHACDYIKAKKRSEKTIYLSFDEWNVWFHSNQQDQNIYKNKPWQVGPSLLEDIYTFEDALVVGMMLNTLIRHSDRVKIACLAQLVNVIAPIMTENGGPAWKQTIYYPFQYASRYGRGTAIRLMVDCPSYKNEKYGDIPYLDVAAVHNEETGVLALFVINRNRESAVSLDFQLDGFEEFRLDEHKVMVHEDNKAVNSKDDRDNVVPRDGSGIAYEKGQISGEVLPLSWNCIVLSAAT; encoded by the coding sequence ATGAAAGCCAAAATATACGCGAATAAAAACTTGCCCATAGCAAAGATCGACAAGAGGATTTACGGAGCCTTTATCGAGCATCTCGGCAGAGCTGTTTACGGCGGTATATATGAGCCGAGCCATGAAACTGCCGATGAAGAGGGATTCAGACAGGATGTTCTGGAGATGGTTCGTGAACTCAATGTCCCGATTATCCGCTATCCCGGGGGGAATTTCGTATCGGCGTACAAATGGGAAGACACCGTCGGTCCGGTCGAAGAAAGGCCCAGGCGCCTGGATCTGGCCTGGAAATCCACCGAGCCCAATGAAATAGGTCTCCATGAATTTGCCAGATGGGCTGAAAAAGCCGGATCGGAAGTGATGATGGCCGTTAATCTCGGGACCAGAGGATTGCAGGAGGCCACTGAAGTCGTTGAGTACTCAAATCATTCGGAAGGTTCGTACTGGAGCGAATTGAGAAAAAGCCACGGCCGGGATAAACCCCTGGGCATCGGCATCTGGTGCCTCGGCAATGAGATGGACGGTCCCTGGCAGGTCGGACATAAGACAGCATACGAATACGGCAGACTGGCCAATGAAACGGCCAAGGCTTTGAAATTATTCGATTCGAAGCTGGAACTTGTGGTTTGCGGTTCATCGGGCTGCGGTATGCCCACATTTCCCGAATGGGAGAGACAGGTCCTTGACGAAAGCTACGAGAACGTCGACTACATTTCCATTCATATGTACCTGGAGAATGCTAAGGACGATCTTGAAACATTTCTCGCCGCCCCTTTAAGCATGGACAAATATATCGAGGAAGTCATTCACGCCTGTGATTATATAAAGGCCAAAAAAAGATCCGAAAAGACGATCTATCTCTCTTTCGACGAGTGGAATGTCTGGTTTCACTCCAATCAGCAGGATCAGAATATTTACAAAAACAAGCCCTGGCAGGTCGGCCCTTCGCTTCTCGAGGATATATACACTTTCGAAGACGCCCTCGTGGTGGGAATGATGCTGAACACTTTGATCCGCCATTCCGATAGGGTTAAAATCGCCTGTCTCGCCCAGCTGGTGAATGTCATCGCCCCGATCATGACGGAAAACGGCGGTCCCGCCTGGAAGCAGACAATCTATTATCCATTCCAATACGCTTCCCGGTACGGAAGGGGAACCGCCATCCGGTTGATGGTTGACTGTCCGTCCTATAAGAATGAGAAATACGGGGATATCCCCTATCTGGATGTGGCAGCGGTCCATAACGAAGAGACCGGGGTTCTGGCCCTGTTCGTGATAAACCGCAACCGGGAGTCCGCAGTTTCTCTCGATTTTCAACTGGACGGATTCGAAGAATTCCGGCTGGACGAACACAAGGTCATGGTTCATGAAGACAACAAGGCTGTAAACAGTAAGGACGACCGGGACAATGTCGTTCCCCGGGACGGTTCAGGTATCGCTTATGAAAAGGGACAAATTTCCGGTGAGGTTCTTCCCCTGAGCTGGAACTGCATCGTCCTCAGCGCCGCGACCTGA
- a CDS encoding alpha-glucuronidase family glycosyl hydrolase — protein sequence MNSMKNCSGYDLWMAYNRLSGERLAMAEDLCREIHVYGEGPVMANVAAELERGFSGLTGEKVKTVRLINSQRNDSTRSRPSIIAGTKHSLGEMIQGTGPESDGSVNGKPEAFTLIMPGNSESGHGGESDALWVIGEDEPALIYGVFELLRRITTGHLPEPGSTYSGSPAFNWRMLNHWDNFDGTIERGYAGKSLWKWHELPDRVDNRYTDYARACASVGLNGSVLNNVNDAQTVLQSGNLRKVKAIAQVLAGWGIRTFLSVNFASPMIIGGLDTADPLDPEVRQWWMEKCDEIYALIPDFGGFLVKADSEGQPGPFSYNRNHAQGANMLARALAPHGGVLIWRAFVYGHGEADRAKTAYSTFSALDGEFDDNCVIQIKNGAIDFQPREPVHPLFSHLHSTNSFMEFQITQEYLGQGNHIVYLAPMWKEILDFDFASGLSNPESPSSVVSRLTNERNGRITGIAAVSNIGDEETWCGSHFHPLNWYAYGRLAWNPGLSSEAIAEEWAVQTFGSDEKVIDVCMRMLLPSWETCINYMTPLGLHHIMKEGHHYGPDPGFDGGEREDWRSTYYHRADRKGLGFDRSPTGTKATEQYPEPCSSLFGSMDTCPEKYLLWFHHVPWDRKLSSGRTLMDEIEERYKTGVSGVEGMISHWDEVSERIDPQRARAVREKLEIQLADAREWMEVCVPYFRSFK from the coding sequence ATGAATAGTATGAAAAACTGCAGCGGATATGATTTGTGGATGGCCTATAACCGATTAAGCGGCGAAAGACTGGCTATGGCTGAAGATTTGTGCAGGGAAATCCATGTCTATGGAGAGGGACCGGTCATGGCTAATGTTGCCGCTGAACTGGAACGGGGGTTCTCCGGCCTGACCGGGGAAAAGGTGAAAACAGTTCGTCTTATCAATTCTCAGAGAAATGACAGCACCAGATCCCGCCCCTCAATAATAGCGGGAACAAAGCATTCCCTGGGCGAAATGATTCAGGGAACAGGGCCTGAATCTGATGGCAGTGTGAATGGTAAACCGGAAGCTTTTACCCTGATCATGCCCGGAAATTCTGAATCGGGTCATGGAGGGGAAAGCGATGCCCTCTGGGTTATCGGCGAAGACGAGCCGGCCTTAATCTATGGCGTTTTTGAGCTCCTGCGGAGGATCACGACCGGCCATCTTCCCGAACCGGGCAGTACATATAGCGGATCGCCGGCATTCAATTGGAGAATGCTCAATCATTGGGACAATTTCGACGGAACGATAGAGCGGGGATATGCGGGGAAATCTTTGTGGAAGTGGCACGAGCTGCCGGACCGTGTGGATAACCGTTATACAGATTACGCCAGGGCCTGCGCATCTGTCGGCCTGAACGGCAGCGTGCTGAATAATGTCAATGACGCCCAGACGGTTCTGCAGAGCGGGAATCTGAGGAAAGTGAAAGCCATAGCGCAGGTTCTGGCGGGCTGGGGAATCAGGACATTTCTTTCGGTCAATTTCGCATCGCCGATGATCATCGGCGGTCTGGATACGGCGGACCCTCTGGATCCGGAGGTTCGTCAATGGTGGATGGAAAAATGCGACGAGATTTATGCGCTCATCCCCGATTTCGGAGGATTTCTGGTCAAAGCCGACTCGGAAGGCCAGCCCGGCCCCTTCAGTTATAACCGGAATCATGCCCAGGGGGCCAATATGCTGGCCCGCGCTCTCGCTCCCCATGGAGGGGTGCTTATCTGGAGGGCCTTTGTATACGGCCACGGCGAAGCGGACAGAGCTAAAACCGCCTATTCGACTTTCTCGGCACTGGATGGAGAGTTCGATGACAATTGCGTGATCCAGATCAAGAACGGAGCGATCGATTTCCAGCCCAGAGAGCCTGTTCACCCCCTTTTCTCCCATCTCCATTCCACGAATTCCTTTATGGAATTCCAGATAACCCAGGAATACCTTGGCCAGGGCAATCATATCGTCTACCTGGCGCCCATGTGGAAGGAGATATTGGATTTCGATTTCGCCAGCGGCTTATCGAATCCGGAATCGCCCTCTTCGGTTGTTTCCCGCCTTACGAATGAACGGAACGGCAGAATCACCGGCATAGCGGCGGTTTCGAATATCGGAGATGAGGAAACCTGGTGCGGATCTCATTTTCATCCGCTCAACTGGTACGCCTACGGTCGTCTGGCCTGGAACCCCGGTCTGAGTTCCGAAGCTATCGCCGAAGAATGGGCTGTTCAAACCTTCGGTTCCGACGAAAAAGTCATCGATGTTTGTATGCGGATGCTCCTCCCTTCATGGGAAACCTGCATCAATTATATGACGCCTCTCGGCCTCCATCATATAATGAAAGAGGGGCACCATTACGGTCCCGATCCCGGTTTCGACGGCGGGGAAAGGGAGGACTGGCGATCGACTTATTATCACCGGGCTGATCGTAAAGGTCTGGGATTCGACCGCAGTCCTACGGGAACAAAGGCCACGGAACAGTACCCGGAGCCCTGTTCCTCTCTCTTCGGATCGATGGATACCTGCCCGGAAAAATATCTTCTCTGGTTTCATCATGTTCCCTGGGACAGAAAGCTTTCGTCAGGGAGAACTCTCATGGACGAAATCGAGGAGCGATATAAGACAGGCGTGTCCGGCGTTGAAGGAATGATCAGTCACTGGGATGAGGTTTCAGAGAGGATTGATCCTCAGCGGGCCCGCGCCGTCAGAGAAAAACTGGAGATTCAGCTGGCCGACGCCCGGGAATGGATGGAGGTCTGCGTACCTTACTTCCGGTCCTTCAAATAG